The Polyangium mundeleinium genome contains the following window.
CGCCGGAGCGCGCTTCGCTCGAACATCACATCCTGCTCGACGTCGATCCCGACGAGCTCGACGCCCTGCTCGCGCGCGGCGTCCGCCGCTTCGGCCCCGATTACTTCCGCCCCGTGTGCCCTTCCTGCGCCGCGTGTGTCCCGACGCGGATCCTCGTGAGCGAGTTCAAGCCGAGCCGCAGCCAGCGCCGCGCGCGCAATCGCGGAGCTGCGTTTCGTGTCGTCGTCGGGCCACCACGCGTCGACGCGGACCGGCTCGCCCTCTATCACACGTGGCACGGCGATCGGGAGCAGGCGCGCGAATGGACGCCGGGCAAGCTGACGTCGCGTGATTATTTCTATCAATTCGCGTTCCCGCACCCGTCCGCGCGGGAGGTCGCATATTACGACGACGAGGCCGACGGGCGCCTCGTGGCGATCGGGATCTGCGACGAGACCCCGCGCGCCTGGAGCGCGGTGTACTGTTTTTACGATCCCGCCTATGCCTGGCGCTCCCCCGGCGTGGGCAACGTGCTCACGCTCGTGGAGATCGCCCGCGCCCAGGGCAAACCTTACCTTTATCTCGGGTATCGCGTCGAGGGTTGCCCGTCGTTGCGGTACAAGGCGTCGTTCCATCCGCAGGAGATCCTGCCCCGCTTACCCGCGGAAGGCGAACCGCCGCGCTGGATGCGGGCGGACGAGGCTGAATCCGGCGATCAGGGATAGGGGCTCGCCGCGGGATCGGGCCGCGGCGGGAATGTCTTGCGCGTCAGGGGATCGGCGACCGTGAGCGTGACGAGCAGGACGATGAACAGGAACGTCAGAATGACGATGAGCCGGTTCGCGAAGCGCTGCTCGACGAGGTGCATGAAGATGAACAGCACGACGAGCGTCTTCACGACCGAGATCGCGAGCGCGATGACGAGCTCCGCTTCCCCGAGGCCCAGGCGCGAGATCCCGAACGACAGGAACGTGAGCACGAGCAAGGCGAGCCACGAGACGACGAGCTTGGGGGTGGTGACGTGCGCGCTGATCATGTCGCCTCAATCCGTGAGGTAAAAGAGGGGCCAGAGGAAAATCCAGACGACGTCGACGAGGTGCCAGTACAGACCGACGTTCTCGACGGCGACGTTGCGATGGGCGCCGTATCGCCCCTTCCAGCAGAGCAGGGCCACCACGGCGAGCATGATCATGCCAGCGATCACGTGCAGGCCGTGCAGGGCCGTCATGAACCAGTAGAGCGTGTATCCGAGCACCACGCCGGCCGGCGGCTTGTCGATGAACGTGTACATCCCGCTCGGGAGCGCGTTCTCGTGGATGTGGTGGCTGTACTCGATGCCCTTCACCACGAGGAAGACGGCGCCGAACAGGGTCGACACGACGAAGAGGCCGGCCGTGAGGCGGGCCTTGTTCTCGCGAATGAAATGGACGCCCAGGGCGACGGTGAAGCTCGACGTGATGAGCACGACCGTGTTCGTCGTCCCGAGCGCCACGCTGTTGTGGTGAAGGGCCTGGACGAACTCGTCCGGGTACATCCCGCGGTAGTACGCGTAGGCGGCGAAGAGAGCCCCGAAGAGCAGCGTCTCGCTGCCGAGGAACATCCACATCGCGAGCCGCGCGGCGTGGTCCTGCTTTTCGAGGGACTCGAATTGCTCAACGAGCCTTTGCGCGCTCACGGGCCACCTCCTCGGAGAGCGTGTAGTCGTAGGCCGAACGCTCGATGTCGGGCGTCTCCTCGAAGTTGTGCTTCGACGGCGGCGACGCGGTGATCCACTCGAAGCTGCGCGAGCCCCACGGGTTCGGTCCGGCGCGCTTGCCCCATTTCAACGCGAGGAGCAGGTTGCCGAGCGCGAGGAGGAGCCCCGCGCCGAGCAGCCAGGCGCCGCCCGTCGAGAGCACGTTGAGCCACTGGTATCGCTCGGGGTACGTGAAATACCGCCGCGGCATGCCCCCGTTCCCGAGGAGGAACTGCGGCAGGAACGTGAACACGAACCCGATGAACACGGCGACCGAGGTCAAGAGGCCGACGCGCTCGTCATAGAGCCTGCCGAACATCTTGGGGAACCAGTAATGAGCGGCCGCGAGGAACGACGTGAGCGTCCCGCCGACCATGATGAAGTGGAAGTGGGCGACGACGAAATACGTATCGTGCCAGTGCACGTCGAGCGATTGCGTCGCCACGGCCACACCCGTCATCCCGCCGAACACGAACAGGAAGAGGAACCAGAGGAAATACAGCATCGGCGTGGCGAAGCTGATCGAGCCGCCGCGCAGCGTCGCGACCCAGGTGAAGACCTTGATCGCGGAGAAGATCGCGACGAACATCGAGAGCGCGCCGAAGACACCCGCGTCGAACTCGCTGAGCCCGGCCACGAACATGTGGTGGCCCCAGGTGAAGAACCCGATGAACGCGATGCCGAGCGAGGAGTACGCAATGGCGCGGTAGCTCGCGGGCTGGTTGTGCGAGAACGAGCAGACGACCTCGCTGATCACCCCGAACGAGGGGAGGATCATGATGTACACGGCCGGATGCGAATAAAACCAGAAGAGGTGCTGGAAGAGCACCGGGTCGCCGCCGTACCGAGGATTGAAGAGGCTCAGGCCGAACGCGTGATCGAGCGCGAGCAGGACGAGCGACATCCCGAGCACGGGTGTCGCGAAGAGGATGATGATGCTCGTCGCGTACGTGGCCCACACGAAGAGCGGCATGCGGTGCCAGCTCAGGCCCTTCGCGCGCATCGTGTGCGTCGTGACGATGAAATTGACCGACGTCATGATCGACGAAATGCCGTTCACGAAGATGCCGATCCCCATCCAGGTGACGGCCGTAGGCGACGTCGTGCTGTAGGGCACGTAAAACGTCCAGCCCGTGTCGGCGCCGCCCGCGAGCATCGCGCCGAGCAGGATGATCGCGCTGAGGACGTAGATGTAAAAACTCGCGAGGTTGATGCGCGGGAACGCGAGATCCTTCGCCCCGAGCATGATCGGCAGGACGAAGTTGCCGAAGACCGTCGGAACGGCCGGGATCATGAACAACCAGACCATGGTGATTCCATGGAGCGTGAACATCTGGTTGTAGGTATTCGCGTCGATGAACGTCTGCTCGGGCGTGAGCAGCTCCGTGCGGAGCACGAGGGCGAAGACGCCGCCGAGCCCGAGGAAGAGGATCACGCCCACGTAAAACATCAGCGCGATGCGCTTGTGGTCCTTCGTGAGGAGCCACGAGCGCAGGCCGCTGTCGGCGCGCAGATAATCCGGATGGTCCGCGCCGACGCCGAGCGGATTCGGCCTCGAATCGGCGTCGATGGTCGCTTGGCTCATTGCCCCCCCTCCCGCGTCTCCGGAACGGTGACCGTGCCCCAGGGCTCCGACGCGCCGGGCTTCGGGCGCACGTCACGCAGGCTCTTCATGAGCTCGATGATGGCGCCCGTCTCGGCCGGCCGAATCTGGCCGAGGTAACTCGGCATGATGCGCTGGTATCCCGCGTGGATACGCGCGAGCGGATCCATCATCGATTCAGTGATGTACGCCTCGTCGACCTTCACGCTGCCCCCCGCTTCGAGCGGAACCATGGTGCCGTAGAGGCCCGCAAAGGTCGGGCCGAGGTGCGGCGTGCCGTCGAGGGTATGGCAGCGCAAACAGCCATGCTCCGCCGCGGCGCGCTCGCCCTGACGAACCATGCTCACGGGCTCCGGCGGCGCGTAGTCCGTGACGGAGGACGGGCGCATGTCGACCGGGCCCGCCACGGCCGGCTGCGGCGATTTGCCTTGCAGCCAGCGCTCGTATTCCTCCGGCGAGAGCGCGATGACTTCGCCGCGCATGGTCGAGTGGCTGACGCCGCAATACTCCGTGCAGAAAATGTCGTGCCGGCCCGGCTCCTTCGCCTCGAACCAGAGCGTCGTGAGGCGCCCCGGGAGCACGTCCTGCTTCAGCCGGAAATCCGGGACGAAGAAGCTGTGAATGACGTCGCGCGAGGTGAGGACGAGCTTCACGGGGCGCCCGGCGGGGACGTAGAGCGTCGAGATGGAGTTCGCGCCTTGCGGGTACGCGAATTTCCACATCCATTGCTTGCCCGTGACGTAGATCTCGAGCGCGTTCTCCGGCGGGATGCGGATGGCCATGAATTGCCAGAATCCGATCACCCACCAGACGATGAACATGCCGAAGAGGCCCACCACGACCACGGCTTCGAGCCAGATGGCCGGCGTCGTCCCGGTCATGCGCCGCTCCGGGTGCTTCTGCACGGCCGTGCGGCGGTAGCGGAACAGGAAATACCCGCCGACGAGGGTCACGAGCAAGGCGCCCCCCATCGTCATGATGATGACGAAATAATGGAGTGTGTCGATCTCCTCGGCGATGGTGGACGCCTGCCGCGGCAAAAACAGGAGCGTACGGAGTAGCTCGTTCATCGGGGCTCACCCCCTCGTCCCCGGCGCCGATCCCGGCGCCACAACATGCCCAGGGTCGTTCCGACCGTGCAGAGAATCAGGAGCGATCCAATCCGGAGAAACCCGGTGATGTACGGGCCATAGCGTCGGGTCGCCGGGTCGTAGCGATAACAGGTGACGAGCACACGATCGACGATCGTGCCGACCTTGCCCGCCGCGGCCTCGACGAG
Protein-coding sequences here:
- a CDS encoding arginyltransferase — protein: MARLIQHIVEPPRACSYIPPERASLEHHILLDVDPDELDALLARGVRRFGPDYFRPVCPSCAACVPTRILVSEFKPSRSQRRARNRGAAFRVVVGPPRVDADRLALYHTWHGDREQAREWTPGKLTSRDYFYQFAFPHPSAREVAYYDDEADGRLVAIGICDETPRAWSAVYCFYDPAYAWRSPGVGNVLTLVEIARAQGKPYLYLGYRVEGCPSLRYKASFHPQEILPRLPAEGEPPRWMRADEAESGDQG
- a CDS encoding cytochrome C oxidase subunit IV family protein, translating into MISAHVTTPKLVVSWLALLVLTFLSFGISRLGLGEAELVIALAISVVKTLVVLFIFMHLVEQRFANRLIVILTFLFIVLLVTLTVADPLTRKTFPPRPDPAASPYP
- a CDS encoding cytochrome c oxidase subunit 3 family protein, translated to MSAQRLVEQFESLEKQDHAARLAMWMFLGSETLLFGALFAAYAYYRGMYPDEFVQALHHNSVALGTTNTVVLITSSFTVALGVHFIRENKARLTAGLFVVSTLFGAVFLVVKGIEYSHHIHENALPSGMYTFIDKPPAGVVLGYTLYWFMTALHGLHVIAGMIMLAVVALLCWKGRYGAHRNVAVENVGLYWHLVDVVWIFLWPLFYLTD
- a CDS encoding cytochrome c oxidase subunit I codes for the protein MSQATIDADSRPNPLGVGADHPDYLRADSGLRSWLLTKDHKRIALMFYVGVILFLGLGGVFALVLRTELLTPEQTFIDANTYNQMFTLHGITMVWLFMIPAVPTVFGNFVLPIMLGAKDLAFPRINLASFYIYVLSAIILLGAMLAGGADTGWTFYVPYSTTSPTAVTWMGIGIFVNGISSIMTSVNFIVTTHTMRAKGLSWHRMPLFVWATYATSIIILFATPVLGMSLVLLALDHAFGLSLFNPRYGGDPVLFQHLFWFYSHPAVYIMILPSFGVISEVVCSFSHNQPASYRAIAYSSLGIAFIGFFTWGHHMFVAGLSEFDAGVFGALSMFVAIFSAIKVFTWVATLRGGSISFATPMLYFLWFLFLFVFGGMTGVAVATQSLDVHWHDTYFVVAHFHFIMVGGTLTSFLAAAHYWFPKMFGRLYDERVGLLTSVAVFIGFVFTFLPQFLLGNGGMPRRYFTYPERYQWLNVLSTGGAWLLGAGLLLALGNLLLALKWGKRAGPNPWGSRSFEWITASPPSKHNFEETPDIERSAYDYTLSEEVARERAKAR
- the coxB gene encoding cytochrome c oxidase subunit II; its protein translation is MNELLRTLLFLPRQASTIAEEIDTLHYFVIIMTMGGALLVTLVGGYFLFRYRRTAVQKHPERRMTGTTPAIWLEAVVVVGLFGMFIVWWVIGFWQFMAIRIPPENALEIYVTGKQWMWKFAYPQGANSISTLYVPAGRPVKLVLTSRDVIHSFFVPDFRLKQDVLPGRLTTLWFEAKEPGRHDIFCTEYCGVSHSTMRGEVIALSPEEYERWLQGKSPQPAVAGPVDMRPSSVTDYAPPEPVSMVRQGERAAAEHGCLRCHTLDGTPHLGPTFAGLYGTMVPLEAGGSVKVDEAYITESMMDPLARIHAGYQRIMPSYLGQIRPAETGAIIELMKSLRDVRPKPGASEPWGTVTVPETREGGQ